In Zingiber officinale cultivar Zhangliang chromosome 6A, Zo_v1.1, whole genome shotgun sequence, a single genomic region encodes these proteins:
- the LOC121997880 gene encoding BTB/POZ domain-containing protein At5g60050-like, translating to MAVVAENLLKSGEVSAMIRQGFISSPRLSPASSPPPKLPATASGSSEASAFPSPLRPSFPAPRTTTLFEMMAQEGAPLRPPMRTQQHDLQERIAAVLASKGPSDLKLSVSSSNGMRIRMAAHRRVLTARSRFFAEKLAGICGRTSSRPVVVEICECDDAEVYVEAVGLMYSDDLRRMLAGEDVEKVLGLLQVSVDIKFDEGISACLDYLEAIPWSEYEEEKVTSIIGKLHIQQLSEPVREILQRVSVEPSSFANADSIFLGIFDGILQSKDKKARRDMKTLISSLLKEDVNHSNAQYNKLDVSKESLYYLCHKCLDHLMQLFSEAANVECLGDRASLMNEVAREADNVQWLVDILINKRIADEFVVLWGDQRELSTCHSKIPCMYRFEISRITAQLFVALGRGQILVSKDAKISLLRTWLEALYDDFGWMKRACREFDKKMVEDGLCATILTLPMVEQQSILLRWSDCFLSNGDNCPNMQRAFEVWWRRAFVRQYTGDPNNSQLQNVVSDDHT from the exons ATGGCGGTGGTCGCGGAGAACTTGTTGAAGTCCGGCGAGGTCTCCGCCATGATCCGCCAAGGTTTCATCTCCTCGCCTCGCCTGTCCCCGGCCTCCTCTCCTCCGCCGAAACTTCCGGCAACTGCTTCTGGATCCTCCGAGGCATCTGCCTTCCCCTCTCCCCTACGTCCTTCGTTTCCGGCCCCAAGGACCACCACACTCTTCGAGATGATGGCCCAGGAGGGCGCCCCGCTCCGGCCCCCTATGCGGACGCAGCAACACGACCTGCAAGAGAGGATAGCGGCGGTCCTCGCTAGTAAGGGCCCCAGCGACTTGAAGCTCTCGGTAAGCTCCAGCAACGGGATGCGAATCCGAATGGCTGCGCACCGGCGGGTGTTGACGGCCCGCAGCCGTTTCTTTGCGGAGAAGCTAGCAGGGATATGTGGCAGAACGAGTAGCCGACCGGTCGTCGTGGAGATCTGTGAGTGCGACGATGCGGAAGTCTACGTGGAGGCGGTGGGGCTCATGTACTCCGACGATCTGAGGCGGATGCTGGCCGGAGAGGATGTCGAAAAGGTTCTTGGCTTGCTCCAG GTATCTGTGGATATAAAATTTGACGAGGGAATTTCTGCCTGTCTTGACTATTTGGAAGCCATTCCTTGGTCTGAGTATGAGGAAGAGAAGGTAACATCTATTATTGGCAAGCTACACATTCAGCAGTTAAGTGAGCCAGTCAGAGAAATCCTTCAGAGAGTCTCAGTTGAACCATCTAGTTTTGCAAACGCTGATTCCATATTTTTAGGGATATTTGATGGCATTCTACAATCCAAGGATAAGAAAGCTCGACGAGATATGAAAACCTTAATTTCTAGCTTGCTTAAGGAGGATGTAAACCACAGCAATGCACAATATAACAAGCTTGATGTCTCCAAGGAATCCCTGTACTACTTGTGCCATAAATGCCTTGATCATCTTATGCAGTTGTTTTCCGAGGCTGCAAACGTTGAATGTCTGGGTGATCGAGCTTCCTTGATGAACGAGGTTGCTCGAGAAGCTGACAATGTGCAGTGGCTTGTTGACATCCTAATAAACAAGAGAATCGCAGATGAATTTGTGGTTCTCTGGGGAGACCAAAGAGAGCTTTCTACGTGCCATTCCAAGATACCATGCATGTACAGATTTGAGATCAGCAGGATCACTGCTCAACTGTTTGTTGCATTAGGAAGAGGACAGATTTTGGTATCTAAAGATGCAAAAATATCTCTTTTGAGGACATGGCTGGAAGCTCTATATGATGATTTTGGTTGGATGAAAAGAGCTTGTAGGGAGTTTGATAAAAAGATGGTAGAAGATGGACTATGTGCCACAATCTTAACATTGCCCATGGTGGAACAACAATCAATCTTATTAAGATGGTCTGATTGTTTTTTGAGTAATGGTGACAATTGCCCCAACATGCAGAGGGCCTTTGAGGTTTGGTGGAGGAGAGCCTTTGTGCGACAATACACAGGTGATCCAAATAACTCGCAGTTGCAGAATGTTGTCTCTGATGATCATACATGA